Below is a genomic region from Fusobacterium sp..
GCATATATCCCCTTCACAAGCCTTCATTCAGGAATTGATTTTCTTTTAAATTACGGCGAAGGGGAATAAAACATAGTAGAAAAAATAAATAATCAGGAGGTGGATCAGGAATAGGAAAGATTAATTTATAAATAAAAAAATAAAAGAAAAAAACTTAAAAGAGCAGAACGGCTCTAAAGAAAAAACATGGTAGTTAAAAAAATAAATAAATTTAATGGAGGAATATTAAATGACTGAAGAGCTAAAAAGCTTTTATCCAACACCAGAGCAATTGATAAAATTAATGGTTTCAAAAATAGAAAAAACAAAATATCAAAAAGAATTAGATATATTAGAACCATCAGCAGGGCGTGGAGATATAGCAGATTATCTAAAGAAAAGTACATATTGGGATAATGGTTTTTCTGCTAATTCTGTTGATTGTATAGAAATAAATGAGAATTTACAAAAAATTCTTAGTGGAAAGGAGCATACTTTAATTTTTGATGATTTTCTTAATTTTAATACTAATAAAAGATATGATTTAATAATAATGAATCCACCATTTGATAAAGGAGATCTACACCTTTTAAAAGCTATAGAACTTGTGAAAAAAACAGGGGGACAAATTATTTCCATATTAAATTCTGAAACTATAAAAAATCCATATTCTTTATATAAGCAGGATTTGAAAAATAAATTAGAAAAATATGAAGCAGAAATAGAATACCATCAGGAAATTTTTAAAAAAGCAGATAGAGAAACAAATGTAGAAATAGCATTAATTAATATAAAAATTGAAAAAGAGAAAAAAGAAAGTAAAATTCTTGATGGAATGAAAAAAGAAGAGAAAGAACAATTTTTTAAAAATGAAAAAATAAAAGCTGTAACAAGTAGCCAAATGATAGAAAGATTAATAGAAAACTATAATTTTGAAATTCAGGTAGGATTAAAATTCATGGAGGAATATGAGATAATAAATGAATTTAGTGAAGACAGCTTTACATCAAATTATCCACAGAAAGTATTTAAACTTAGTTTTTGTAATAGGGATAAAGATTTAACATCAAATAATTACATTGAAATAATAAGAAATAAATATTGGGAAATGCTTTTTAAAAAGAAAGAGCTTGAAGAACTTTTCACAGAAACAATAAGAAGAAATTTTTATGATAATCTTTATAAAATGAGAAATTATGAATTTAATATGTTTAATATAAAACAGTTGCTTAAAAACTTATCAAATGAAATGATATCTTCTCTTGAAGAAAGTATAGTAGGACTTTTTGATGAATTCTCAAAAGAACACTACTGGCACCCAGAATCAAAAGATAATATTCATTACTATAATGGTTGGTATACTAATAAAAGTTACTATGTAAATAAGAAAGTTATTATACCAATGAAGTGTACATCATATTGTGATAGAGAATTTAGGTTTGACTATTCAGTATGTGCCAAAATAACAGATATACATAAAATTTTTATGTATCTTGATAGTGAAGAAAAAAATGTAAGTAGCATAGAAGAAATAGGAAATATATTAAGTATAGCAGAAAGAAATCAAACAAATAGAAATATAGATTTTACATATTTTACAGTAAGTCTTTTCAAGAAAGGGACTTGTCATATTAAATTTAAAAGTGAGGACTTGCTTTTGAAGTTTAATATATATGGAAGTCAGAAGAAAAACTGGCTACCTCCTGGATATGGGAAGAAAAAATATAAAGAAATGACAGAAGAAGAAAAAGCAGTAATAAATGATTTTCAAGGAGAAGAAAGTTATGAAAAAGTTTGTAATAATACTGAAGAGTATCTATTTCAAGCTAAATCAAGTCAATTTATGATAGGAAATTAAAATAATAACTAAGTCCCACGCGTGGGACTTAGTTATATATAAAGTTGTTTTTAGGGATTTGTTAATTATTTAAGTTTAACATTTGGTAACAAATAAAGAAAATATAAATTTGAATTATCATTATAAAACTTAATTATACTAATTTTAAAAAAAATAAAAATTCGGGTGGACAATTTGAAAAAATAGTAGTATAATAAATTATAAAAATAAAAAAGCTAACTTGCGCCAACAAGATAGCTTTTAAATGAATGATATAAAATCACTTTGTCAGTAATATTATATCATTCTTTAAGTAATATTTCAATAAATAAAGACTAGGGATTATTAGTCTAATCTATTAAGGAGAGTGATATTTTATGAAATCGTCAGAACTTAGCAATTTTATAAATGAAATTATTAAGAAAATAAGTAAAGAAAAGGAAAATTTAACTTATGAAGCAGTAGCTAATATGAAATATTCAGAACTTGAAAAAAGATTACAGAAAGTTTCATAATTCAGTTCCTGATTGAAGGAGAAAAAATGATAAAAAAGAATTTAAGTATAGCTTATAAGAAAAGTGATGGGAGATTAAGTCATTGCAGATTAAATTTAACAAAAGATTTAGTAACAATACTAGAACTAACATCAGAAAAAAGATCAATAGATTTAGAGTTTAAAAATAATTTTATTTTGTTAAAAAGGTATAAAGAAAAATTTGAAGAAGTAATAGAAAAATCGGAAGAAAAATTATTGTACCTTCATACTTTAATTACAGCAAGTTATGAAGAAAAAAAGAATAATTTTAAAATGTTGATACCACTTCCTATTGTTAAAGAATGGAATCTGGAGAAAACAAAAGCTATAATGATAGAAAAAAAAGATACAAATAAAGTAATACTAGAACCTTTGGAGGAAAGTAAGATGGAGGATATAAAGAAAAAAAGTAATATTGAATCTGAAACAAAAATATATCAAAGTGAAGGCTCTGTTGGAGC
It encodes:
- a CDS encoding DUF4942 domain-containing protein; the encoded protein is MTEELKSFYPTPEQLIKLMVSKIEKTKYQKELDILEPSAGRGDIADYLKKSTYWDNGFSANSVDCIEINENLQKILSGKEHTLIFDDFLNFNTNKRYDLIIMNPPFDKGDLHLLKAIELVKKTGGQIISILNSETIKNPYSLYKQDLKNKLEKYEAEIEYHQEIFKKADRETNVEIALINIKIEKEKKESKILDGMKKEEKEQFFKNEKIKAVTSSQMIERLIENYNFEIQVGLKFMEEYEIINEFSEDSFTSNYPQKVFKLSFCNRDKDLTSNNYIEIIRNKYWEMLFKKKELEELFTETIRRNFYDNLYKMRNYEFNMFNIKQLLKNLSNEMISSLEESIVGLFDEFSKEHYWHPESKDNIHYYNGWYTNKSYYVNKKVIIPMKCTSYCDREFRFDYSVCAKITDIHKIFMYLDSEEKNVSSIEEIGNILSIAERNQTNRNIDFTYFTVSLFKKGTCHIKFKSEDLLLKFNIYGSQKKNWLPPGYGKKKYKEMTEEEKAVINDFQGEESYEKVCNNTEEYLFQAKSSQFMIGN